The Flavobacteriales bacterium genome includes a region encoding these proteins:
- a CDS encoding tetratricopeptide repeat protein, with protein sequence MDEEEISGEELSALVARFEQNCLVDSFDYYSADHLSDLIEHYIEKPNYKTALRVAQLAIEQHPYDASFFSKKAYIYTLTNKPSDALNIIDVALDLEPGNSDFLSQKASILELLDRPMEALELFDQALENGADEQECLLLKMFVYFNMGNHALAINMIEQIFSKPVEDDRLILECQFCLQLMDVHEEGIRIFKAYLDEDPYHEVVWLAIARLYMVSGFHDLAVEALDFALAIDDEFSEAYFDKGQCLFDQGKFEEAVKVYQEYINIEGADAFVNCNLGDCYMALNQLAMSRTYYKQALKIEPKFAHAWYGLGQILVRQENYEEAYVLLKKAAKLLPDDEQIIIEYVSTMIELAKFEEAANLLEDRIEKQNSNEWAYLMLASIYHATGLTSLALEVLIDGVKKIETPANLFYKLAAYYFLTDFYEEGIDALTEALLLSPADYERLFVDAPHLKNNKHILDIIELYKNED encoded by the coding sequence ATGGACGAAGAGGAAATAAGTGGAGAAGAATTAAGTGCATTGGTGGCACGATTTGAGCAAAATTGTTTGGTGGATTCGTTCGATTATTATTCTGCCGACCATCTGTCGGATTTAATTGAACACTATATTGAAAAACCCAATTACAAAACGGCACTTCGGGTGGCACAGTTGGCCATAGAGCAGCATCCCTATGATGCAAGTTTTTTTTCAAAAAAGGCTTACATATATACCCTCACAAACAAACCGTCTGATGCCCTGAACATCATTGACGTAGCCTTAGATTTGGAGCCAGGAAACTCCGATTTTTTATCGCAAAAAGCTAGCATTTTGGAGCTTTTAGATAGACCCATGGAGGCTTTGGAGTTGTTTGACCAAGCGTTGGAAAATGGGGCAGACGAGCAAGAGTGCCTATTGCTTAAAATGTTTGTTTATTTCAATATGGGCAATCATGCGTTGGCCATAAATATGATTGAACAAATTTTTAGCAAACCCGTAGAAGACGACCGACTGATTTTGGAATGTCAATTTTGCCTACAACTCATGGATGTTCATGAAGAAGGTATTCGCATATTCAAAGCCTATCTTGACGAAGACCCATATCACGAGGTGGTTTGGTTGGCCATTGCCCGACTCTATATGGTTTCTGGATTTCACGATCTTGCGGTTGAGGCACTCGATTTTGCATTGGCCATAGACGACGAGTTTTCGGAGGCATATTTTGACAAAGGGCAATGTCTTTTTGATCAAGGCAAATTTGAAGAGGCTGTAAAAGTATATCAAGAATATATAAATATTGAGGGGGCTGATGCCTTTGTTAACTGCAATTTGGGCGACTGCTATATGGCTCTCAATCAATTGGCAATGAGCAGAACCTACTACAAACAAGCGTTGAAAATTGAGCCTAAATTTGCCCATGCTTGGTATGGTTTGGGTCAAATTTTGGTGCGTCAGGAAAACTATGAAGAAGCCTATGTTTTGCTGAAAAAAGCGGCAAAATTGCTACCTGATGATGAGCAAATTATCATCGAATACGTTTCAACAATGATAGAGTTGGCCAAATTTGAAGAAGCTGCCAACCTACTGGAAGATCGCATCGAAAAACAAAACTCAAACGAATGGGCATATTTAATGCTGGCCTCCATTTATCACGCCACCGGACTCACATCGTTGGCATTGGAAGTGTTGATAGACGGCGTTAAAAAAATTGAGACACCTGCCAATTTATTCTATAAACTTGCAGCATATTATTTTCTGACAGATTTCTATGAAGAAGGTATTGATGCATTGACCGAAGCACTTTTGCTAAGTCCTGCCGACTATGAAAGATTGTTTGTGGATGCTCCGCATCTTAAAAACAACAAACACATTTTGGATATTATAGAACTGTATAAAAACGAAGACTGA
- a CDS encoding phosphosulfolactate synthase, producing MSNMYNYNLPHLPKRTEKPRESGMTMVMDKGMSLREVEDFLSVSSNYVDLVKLGFGTSMVTPNLDQKIKLYKEANIPVYFGGTLFEAFVIRGLVDDYMKLLDKFGLTHAEVSDGSIEISEEEKCGYIEKLAKNFTVLSEVGSKDADKIIPPYKWIAMMKAELEAGAWKVIAEARESGTVGIFRKSGEVRSGLVEEILTQIPQEKILWEAPNKVQQVWFIELYGSNISLGNIAPNEVIPLETLRIGLRGDTFSFFLKS from the coding sequence ATGAGCAATATGTATAATTACAACCTGCCACACCTGCCAAAACGAACCGAAAAACCACGCGAAAGCGGAATGACCATGGTTATGGATAAAGGCATGAGTCTTCGGGAGGTGGAAGATTTTTTGAGTGTGTCGAGCAATTATGTTGACTTGGTAAAACTTGGCTTCGGAACTTCGATGGTTACTCCGAATCTCGACCAAAAAATAAAGCTATACAAAGAGGCGAACATTCCTGTGTATTTTGGCGGAACGCTATTTGAAGCCTTTGTTATTCGGGGTTTGGTGGACGACTACATGAAATTGTTGGACAAATTTGGCCTGACCCATGCCGAGGTGAGCGATGGAAGCATCGAAATATCGGAGGAAGAAAAATGTGGCTACATCGAAAAATTGGCGAAAAACTTTACAGTTTTGTCAGAAGTGGGCTCAAAAGATGCCGATAAAATTATACCACCCTACAAATGGATTGCCATGATGAAAGCCGAGTTGGAAGCCGGAGCATGGAAGGTAATTGCCGAAGCTCGCGAAAGCGGAACGGTAGGTATTTTTAGAAAATCAGGAGAGGTTCGCTCAGGTTTGGTAGAAGAAATTTTAACTCAAATTCCGCAAGAAAAAATATTGTGGGAAGCACCAAACAAGGTGCAACAAGTATGGTTTATAGAACTTTATGGCAGCAACATCAGTTTAGGTAATATTGCACCCAACGAAGTGATTCCGCTCGAAACCTTGCGTATCGGTTTAAGAGGCGACACGTTTAGCTTTTTCTTGAAGAGTTAA
- a CDS encoding energy transducer TonB, which yields MKNILTMALLFAFASAWGQEVIVIKPKQKDKTYLEYQVLKSDKTVKHGYYLHRYNSNWNKDTIEFGYFENGIKHGKWLKKESYKKRILQYYSSGTLDSSKSFSYRYKNEIESAKLEYFSNGEIDSSVNCEMIGSTEKSIYTYYTSGSTPTRKTKTTYPNGLLVKGKNNREDYFMDKRFVGYTIDGKKEGTWVYGDTTKAYKKVHFRNDTMYLSTSHYANGDRRINQRLATKHFREFYLNKSGDTLLFVETMNDSIVGSAWAKHINLPNQLSVSAHFKNGRLMSYYKYDSAGNADSISHVEQGSGQVQGHYPTKKEKLRLWNLITFENGYATNCVYYDSLLNVDSSINIQKGILERYSITSTEDTIPIAEWLFYDNQKMERAEFIGGDYARQKFIQQNIVISDIALSEANSGVIYIDFIIDELGQVTNAEIVKDPVKFGVGESGLSVVKNMSGYWTPATSGEVPIKMRFTIPIRINLD from the coding sequence ATGAAAAACATTCTTACAATGGCCTTACTTTTTGCATTCGCTTCTGCTTGGGGGCAAGAAGTAATAGTGATAAAGCCAAAGCAAAAAGATAAAACCTATCTTGAATATCAGGTTTTAAAATCAGACAAAACGGTAAAGCACGGGTATTATTTGCATCGATACAACAGTAATTGGAACAAAGACACCATTGAGTTTGGATATTTTGAGAACGGGATAAAACATGGCAAATGGCTTAAAAAGGAAAGTTATAAAAAACGTATATTGCAATACTACTCCAGTGGCACGTTAGACAGTTCAAAATCATTTTCATACCGATACAAAAATGAAATTGAATCGGCCAAGTTGGAATACTTTTCAAACGGAGAGATTGACAGCTCGGTTAATTGCGAAATGATTGGCTCTACAGAAAAATCAATTTACACGTACTATACCTCCGGCTCGACACCCACCAGAAAAACGAAAACCACCTATCCAAACGGGCTGTTGGTAAAAGGTAAAAACAACCGTGAAGATTATTTTATGGATAAACGCTTTGTAGGATACACCATTGACGGCAAAAAAGAAGGAACATGGGTTTACGGAGATACGACAAAAGCATATAAAAAAGTACACTTCAGAAATGACACAATGTATCTCTCAACATCACACTATGCCAATGGTGATAGAAGAATTAATCAGCGTTTGGCCACAAAGCACTTTCGAGAATTTTACTTGAATAAATCAGGAGACACTTTGCTTTTTGTAGAAACGATGAACGATTCCATTGTTGGCTCGGCATGGGCAAAACACATCAATCTGCCAAATCAATTATCTGTTTCTGCCCATTTCAAAAATGGTCGCCTAATGAGTTATTATAAATATGATAGTGCCGGGAACGCAGATAGTATCAGCCATGTTGAGCAAGGAAGCGGCCAGGTTCAAGGTCATTACCCAACGAAAAAAGAAAAACTTAGACTTTGGAATTTAATAACTTTTGAAAATGGCTACGCAACAAATTGCGTTTATTATGATAGCTTATTGAATGTTGACAGCTCCATCAATATTCAAAAAGGCATTTTAGAGAGATATTCTATTACTTCAACGGAAGATACAATTCCTATTGCTGAATGGCTTTTTTATGACAATCAAAAAATGGAAAGAGCTGAGTTTATAGGAGGGGATTATGCTCGACAAAAGTTTATTCAACAAAATATTGTAATCTCGGACATTGCTTTATCAGAGGCAAACAGCGGTGTAATCTATATTGATTTTATTATTGATGAATTGGGGCAGGTAACAAATGCAGAAATAGTCAAAGATCCTGTAAAATTTGGAGTTGGTGAGTCAGGACTCTCCGTGGTAAAAAATATGTCAGGCTATTGGACTCCGGCCACCTCGGGAGAAGTTCCCATCAAAATGCGTTTTACGATTCCAATTCGTATAAATTTAGACTAA
- a CDS encoding outer membrane beta-barrel protein, with translation MKNLTALLALLSFTCYAQLANAQFFKASVNGGFTFSQVDGDYLAGYDKAGIFGGISIFHELNDDKRFGFDIQYAQKGSKKRIDPKAFIPAIFIIKSSYVEFPMWVDYKIQYLQKLRINTGLSIGVLTKSTFDDGFRVAGTGYKKLEVAYLLGASYELTDNLNFNIRHSFSLTSMGDLYANGIKFLNRAGIYNRLFYIGLSYRLKS, from the coding sequence ATGAAAAATTTAACGGCTCTGCTTGCCCTGCTTTCTTTCACTTGTTATGCACAATTGGCCAATGCCCAGTTTTTTAAGGCTTCTGTAAATGGTGGTTTTACCTTTAGTCAGGTTGATGGCGACTATTTGGCCGGATATGACAAAGCCGGCATTTTTGGTGGCATATCCATTTTTCATGAACTAAATGACGACAAACGCTTTGGCTTTGACATACAATATGCTCAAAAGGGAAGCAAAAAACGGATTGACCCAAAGGCTTTTATCCCTGCAATTTTTATAATAAAATCGAGCTATGTTGAATTTCCGATGTGGGTAGATTACAAAATACAGTATCTTCAAAAACTTCGCATAAACACTGGCCTTAGCATTGGGGTTTTAACAAAAAGCACATTCGACGATGGATTTCGAGTGGCTGGCACAGGGTATAAAAAATTGGAAGTTGCCTATTTATTAGGTGCTTCATACGAGTTGACCGACAACCTTAATTTTAACATCCGACATTCATTTAGCCTTACCAGCATGGGCGATTTGTATGCCAACGGCATCAAATTTTTGAACCGAGCCGGCATATACAATAGGTTGTTTTACATCGGATTGAGCTACCGATTAAAAAGTTAG
- a CDS encoding TerB family tellurite resistance protein: MHIANYNKDEIAYLMLLILADADGSFDPREGNVIVDFIKNKFPAGSDLEQTLENLSYLRRDEYEKKLNELAEAFYKKSTPEERDEVVEFALEIVEADRQIAMEENLLVVTLFEAWEI, from the coding sequence ATGCATATTGCTAATTATAACAAAGACGAAATTGCTTATTTGATGTTGCTTATTTTGGCCGATGCCGATGGAAGTTTTGATCCGCGGGAGGGAAATGTGATTGTTGATTTTATCAAAAATAAATTTCCGGCGGGCAGCGATTTAGAGCAAACGCTCGAAAATTTAAGCTATTTGCGGCGAGATGAGTATGAAAAAAAGCTAAATGAATTGGCCGAAGCATTTTACAAAAAAAGTACACCCGAGGAGCGGGACGAGGTGGTAGAGTTTGCACTTGAAATTGTTGAAGCCGACCGACAAATAGCCATGGAAGAAAATCTTTTGGTGGTTACGCTGTTCGAGGCTTGGGAGATATAA
- the rnc gene encoding ribonuclease III — translation MRKLLGFRPRNIDLYKKAFRHLSASEKILYTDQKDSNERLEYLGDAVLDLIVAELVFRKFPFKGEGFLTEIRSKIVSRKQLSYIAQKLGLHDFLETEQIIAKNPHVMNSLAGNALEALVGAIYIDRGYKASKRFVYRKVLKPYIDLDEIQNQDINYKSMINQWAQKNKKNIEFRVIETKEEGNNRKFKIALEVDGIELCQAQNYSKKLAEKMACAKAAEILKLEEN, via the coding sequence ATGCGAAAGCTATTAGGCTTTCGACCGAGAAATATTGACTTGTACAAAAAGGCATTTCGACACCTTTCGGCCTCCGAAAAAATTCTTTATACCGACCAAAAAGACAGCAACGAACGCCTTGAATATCTTGGCGATGCCGTTTTGGATTTGATTGTAGCCGAGTTGGTTTTTCGCAAATTTCCGTTTAAAGGCGAAGGTTTTCTTACCGAGATACGAAGCAAAATAGTGAGCCGAAAACAGCTTAGCTACATCGCTCAAAAACTTGGCTTGCATGATTTTTTAGAAACAGAACAAATCATTGCCAAAAACCCACACGTAATGAATTCGTTGGCCGGAAACGCTTTAGAAGCTCTGGTTGGGGCAATCTATATAGACCGCGGATATAAAGCCTCAAAAAGATTTGTGTATCGAAAAGTTTTAAAGCCGTACATTGATTTGGATGAAATTCAAAATCAAGACATCAACTACAAAAGCATGATAAACCAATGGGCTCAAAAAAATAAAAAGAATATTGAGTTTAGAGTTATTGAAACCAAAGAAGAAGGTAATAACCGAAAATTCAAAATTGCCCTTGAGGTGGATGGTATAGAACTATGCCAAGCCCAAAACTACTCCAAGAAATTGGCCGAAAAAATGGCCTGTGCAAAGGCTGCAGAAATTTTAAAGCTGGAAGAAAACTAA
- the fabF gene encoding beta-ketoacyl-ACP synthase II: MQFKRVVVTGIGALTPIGNSKDEYWKNLELGVSGADFITRFDAEKFKTKFACEVKNFNVEDHIDRREHRRMDPYTHYAMVVASEAMADSGLAETAYNPDRCGVIWGSGIGGLHTLLSETREYLAGDGTPRISPFFIPMMISDIASGYISMKYNFRGPNFTAVSACASSNNAITDAFTYLRTGKADVILTGGSEACVNELAMGGFNSMKALSERNDDPKTASRPFDKDRDGFVLGEGAACLILETLDHALARGAKIYCEIVGGGLTADAHHITAPHPEGLGASNAMINALNDAGMNASEIDYINVHGTSTPLGDIAETRAIQSVFGEHAYNLNISSTKSMTGHLLGAAGAIEALACILAIHKGIIAPTINHFTDDDQLDAKLNFTFNKAQKREVNAALSNTFGFGGHNVSLIMKKYNA, translated from the coding sequence ATGCAATTCAAAAGAGTTGTTGTAACGGGCATCGGAGCACTAACACCTATAGGTAATTCCAAAGATGAATATTGGAAAAACCTTGAATTAGGTGTTAGTGGTGCCGATTTTATTACTCGGTTTGATGCCGAAAAATTTAAAACCAAATTTGCTTGCGAGGTCAAAAACTTTAATGTGGAAGACCACATTGACAGGCGTGAGCATAGGCGTATGGATCCGTACACCCATTATGCAATGGTGGTGGCCAGCGAGGCTATGGCCGATAGCGGTTTGGCAGAAACGGCCTACAACCCTGATAGATGCGGGGTAATTTGGGGTTCGGGCATTGGTGGGCTTCATACCCTTCTATCCGAAACTCGCGAATATTTGGCCGGAGATGGCACTCCTCGCATCAGTCCGTTCTTCATTCCTATGATGATTTCGGATATTGCCAGCGGTTACATTTCTATGAAGTACAACTTTAGAGGCCCTAATTTTACGGCTGTCAGTGCTTGTGCTTCATCAAACAATGCCATAACCGATGCTTTTACCTATCTTAGAACAGGCAAAGCGGATGTTATTCTAACAGGTGGTTCGGAAGCTTGTGTAAATGAATTGGCAATGGGCGGATTCAACTCTATGAAAGCACTGAGCGAGCGAAATGATGACCCCAAAACAGCAAGTCGTCCGTTTGATAAAGATCGTGATGGATTTGTTTTGGGAGAAGGTGCTGCATGCCTAATTCTTGAAACATTGGATCACGCCCTTGCAAGAGGTGCAAAAATTTATTGCGAAATAGTGGGAGGCGGCCTCACGGCAGATGCCCACCATATTACTGCCCCACACCCAGAAGGTTTGGGAGCCAGCAATGCAATGATTAATGCCCTTAACGATGCAGGAATGAATGCCTCTGAAATTGACTACATCAATGTTCATGGCACTTCTACCCCATTGGGAGACATTGCTGAAACCAGGGCCATTCAATCGGTATTTGGCGAACATGCCTATAACCTGAATATCAGTTCTACAAAATCCATGACCGGACATTTGTTAGGTGCGGCGGGAGCCATTGAGGCTTTGGCCTGCATATTGGCCATTCATAAAGGCATTATTGCTCCAACCATTAATCATTTTACGGATGATGACCAATTGGATGCCAAGTTAAACTTTACGTTTAACAAAGCTCAAAAACGAGAAGTGAATGCAGCCTTGAGTAATACTTTTGGATTTGGCGGACACAATGTTTCTTTGATTATGAAAAAGTATAACGCATAA
- a CDS encoding acyl carrier protein produces MSEIASKVTDIIVDKLGVEKSEVTLEASFTNDLGADSLDTVELIMEFEKEFNIAIPDEQAEKIQTVGEAVSYIEAHTK; encoded by the coding sequence ATGTCAGAAATTGCATCAAAAGTAACAGACATCATCGTTGACAAACTTGGTGTTGAGAAATCAGAAGTTACATTAGAAGCCAGCTTCACAAACGATTTAGGAGCGGATTCGTTGGACACAGTTGAGTTGATTATGGAATTCGAAAAAGAATTCAACATTGCTATTCCCGATGAGCAAGCCGAAAAAATCCAAACTGTTGGAGAGGCTGTTTCATACATCGAGGCACATACGAAATAA
- a CDS encoding IPExxxVDY family protein: MSAKLKRYVLREEEDYFSNTFGIVCSKPLVELVWNINKQLSLSLQRDEDIEGSRNGIEDFWPLFFFRDESLETDYQLVQNKGLENVLAPELRNADFFLIETNHNLTFGINQKNISSVKFVDFCFPIEQNNLKPETRNLLKI; the protein is encoded by the coding sequence ATGTCGGCGAAGCTAAAACGTTATGTTTTAAGAGAAGAAGAGGATTATTTCAGCAATACATTCGGTATTGTCTGTTCAAAACCTTTGGTTGAGCTGGTTTGGAACATCAACAAACAGCTTAGCTTGAGCCTGCAAAGAGATGAGGATATTGAAGGGAGTAGGAACGGAATCGAAGATTTTTGGCCTCTTTTTTTCTTTAGAGATGAAAGTTTGGAAACAGATTATCAGTTGGTTCAGAACAAAGGACTCGAAAATGTGCTGGCTCCAGAATTAAGAAATGCCGATTTTTTTTTAATCGAAACGAATCATAATTTAACCTTCGGCATAAATCAAAAAAACATTAGCTCAGTTAAGTTTGTGGACTTTTGTTTCCCGATTGAGCAAAACAATTTAAAGCCCGAAACAAGAAATTTATTAAAAATATAG
- the pyk gene encoding pyruvate kinase → MEDERFNKTKIVATIGPATSNIETLKEMILAGMDVCRINFSHGTHEQHLQVAKNIKLLNKELGRSISLLGDLQGPKLRVGEVEEGTFLEDGSEVLITTEECIGNAKKIYVNYTQLPTDIELGEEILIDDGNIYLSVTEKIDEKNFKATVIYGGELSSKKGFNLPSTKVSLPSLTKKDLVDLEFAIKNHFDWIGLSFVRSSSDVKDLKDKIAKLGGNARVIAKIEKPQAVKKIKNIVKRADAIMVARGDLGVEMPMDQVPVIQKNIVEKCLCEGKPVIIATQMMESMINHPRPTRAEASDVANAVMDGADAVMLSAETSVGKYPVRAIKAMQQILKSTEEGWNIYNRGKRPSKSSDTFLSDEICYAATQISEQISAKAIISLTQSGYTAFKIASYRPNCNIFIFTSNKTIFRLLNLVWNVRVFYYDKLESTDKTISDVLEMLKSRDLIKQGDLVVHTASMPILSKARTNSLKISLVE, encoded by the coding sequence ATGGAAGATGAGAGATTTAACAAAACCAAAATTGTGGCAACCATTGGCCCTGCCACATCAAACATAGAAACTTTGAAAGAAATGATTTTGGCAGGTATGGATGTTTGTCGAATCAATTTCTCGCACGGCACGCACGAGCAACACTTGCAAGTTGCAAAAAATATTAAACTTCTAAACAAAGAATTGGGTAGAAGCATCTCATTGTTGGGTGATTTGCAAGGACCAAAACTCCGGGTGGGAGAGGTAGAAGAAGGCACATTTTTGGAGGATGGAAGTGAGGTATTGATAACTACTGAGGAGTGCATAGGCAATGCCAAAAAGATTTATGTAAACTACACTCAGTTGCCCACCGATATTGAGTTGGGGGAAGAAATTTTGATTGACGATGGAAATATTTATTTGAGTGTTACAGAAAAAATAGACGAAAAGAATTTTAAAGCCACCGTAATTTATGGTGGAGAATTGTCGTCAAAAAAAGGCTTTAACCTGCCAAGTACTAAAGTGAGTCTGCCTAGTTTAACCAAAAAAGATTTGGTGGATTTGGAATTTGCAATCAAAAATCATTTTGATTGGATAGGTCTTTCATTTGTTAGAAGCAGCTCGGATGTAAAAGATTTAAAAGACAAAATAGCAAAATTGGGGGGCAATGCCCGAGTAATAGCCAAAATAGAAAAACCTCAGGCAGTAAAAAAAATTAAAAATATTGTAAAACGAGCCGATGCCATTATGGTGGCCAGAGGCGACTTGGGGGTTGAAATGCCCATGGATCAGGTGCCGGTTATTCAAAAAAACATTGTAGAAAAATGTCTTTGCGAAGGCAAACCGGTGATAATTGCCACCCAAATGATGGAGAGCATGATTAATCATCCAAGGCCCACAAGGGCAGAGGCAAGTGATGTGGCCAATGCCGTGATGGATGGGGCAGATGCCGTTATGCTAAGTGCCGAAACATCGGTTGGAAAATATCCGGTTAGAGCCATTAAGGCCATGCAACAAATATTAAAATCAACCGAAGAGGGCTGGAACATTTACAACCGCGGCAAGCGGCCATCAAAATCATCCGATACTTTTTTGAGCGACGAAATTTGCTATGCCGCCACACAAATAAGCGAACAAATTTCGGCCAAAGCCATTATTTCTTTAACCCAGTCTGGATATACGGCATTTAAAATAGCCAGCTACCGACCCAATTGCAATATTTTTATTTTTACGAGCAACAAAACCATATTTAGATTGCTCAATTTGGTGTGGAATGTACGTGTGTTTTATTACGACAAACTGGAAAGCACAGACAAAACCATAAGCGATGTGTTGGAAATGCTGAAAAGTAGGGACTTGATTAAACAGGGCGATTTGGTGGTGCACACGGCCAGTATGCCTATTTTGAGCAAAGCACGAACAAATTCGTTAAAAATTAGTTTAGTTGAATAA
- a CDS encoding DUF2480 family protein — protein sequence MDEIVNRVANSGLLTINLEDYYDQTEIADFDMKNHLFQGLILREKDFRDFVKNNDWEQYRDKHVALFCSADAIVPTWAYMLVANRLSPIAKSVFFGNKMQLQQNSMNQKINQIDINEYKDQRVVIKGCSKFEVPVGAYVAITERLSTVAKSIMYGEPCSTVPIFKRS from the coding sequence ATGGATGAAATAGTAAACAGAGTAGCCAACAGCGGTTTGCTGACAATCAATTTGGAAGATTATTATGACCAAACGGAAATAGCCGACTTTGATATGAAAAATCATTTGTTTCAAGGCTTAATCTTGCGTGAAAAGGATTTTAGAGATTTCGTGAAAAATAACGATTGGGAGCAATATAGAGATAAGCATGTTGCACTATTTTGCAGTGCCGATGCCATTGTGCCCACCTGGGCCTATATGTTGGTAGCCAACCGACTTTCGCCAATTGCCAAATCTGTTTTTTTTGGCAATAAAATGCAGCTTCAGCAAAATAGTATGAACCAAAAAATAAATCAAATAGATATAAATGAATACAAAGACCAACGTGTGGTAATAAAGGGTTGCAGCAAATTTGAAGTACCGGTGGGGGCTTATGTGGCCATTACAGAAAGGCTATCTACCGTGGCCAAAAGCATTATGTATGGTGAGCCTTGCAGCACAGTGCCCATCTTTAAAAGAAGTTAA
- the tsaD gene encoding tRNA (adenosine(37)-N6)-threonylcarbamoyltransferase complex transferase subunit TsaD, whose product MINGKICSNIVAGQLVHEQYGGVVPELASRAHQQHIVPVVDAALKNAGVEKKELSAIAFTQGPGLLGSLMVGASFAKSMALALHIPLIAVNHLEAHTTAHFIENERAKFPFLCLLVSGGHTQIIKVESASSFEILGKTRDDAAGEAFDKTGKMMGLPYPAGPHIDRLAKTGNPLAFQFPDSRVGALDFSFSGLKTAVLYFLNERKEENPLFVEQNLNDLCASIQHTIVSYLLRKLKMAVKETGIQEIAISGGVSANSGLRNAARQLAEKKGWNIHIPPLQYCTDNAGMIAQQAYFKLETKTFATLEVVPFARFED is encoded by the coding sequence ATGATTAATGGCAAAATATGTTCCAATATAGTGGCTGGGCAGTTGGTGCATGAACAGTATGGAGGAGTGGTGCCTGAGTTGGCCTCTAGAGCCCATCAGCAACATATTGTTCCGGTTGTTGATGCGGCTTTAAAAAATGCCGGAGTAGAAAAAAAGGAACTTTCAGCCATTGCTTTTACCCAGGGGCCAGGGCTTTTAGGCTCGCTCATGGTGGGTGCTTCGTTTGCCAAATCAATGGCTTTGGCACTCCATATACCGCTGATTGCCGTAAACCATTTAGAAGCCCATACCACGGCACATTTTATCGAAAATGAACGGGCAAAATTTCCTTTTTTGTGTCTGCTGGTAAGTGGCGGACACACCCAAATTATTAAAGTAGAATCGGCCAGTTCGTTTGAAATATTGGGCAAAACCCGTGATGATGCTGCGGGCGAGGCCTTTGACAAAACTGGCAAAATGATGGGTTTGCCCTATCCCGCAGGGCCGCATATAGACAGGTTGGCAAAAACCGGAAATCCATTGGCCTTCCAGTTTCCCGATTCGCGTGTGGGAGCATTGGATTTTAGTTTTTCAGGATTAAAAACGGCTGTTTTATATTTTTTAAATGAAAGGAAGGAAGAGAATCCGTTGTTTGTGGAACAAAATTTGAACGACCTGTGTGCATCAATTCAGCACACCATTGTGTCTTATTTACTCAGAAAATTAAAAATGGCAGTAAAAGAAACAGGAATACAGGAAATAGCCATCTCAGGAGGGGTGTCGGCCAACAGTGGGCTGAGAAATGCGGCACGCCAATTGGCAGAAAAAAAAGGATGGAATATACATATTCCGCCTTTGCAGTATTGCACCGACAATGCCGGTATGATTGCCCAACAGGCTTATTTTAAATTAGAAACAAAGACATTTGCAACACTAGAAGTGGTGCCTTTTGCACGATTTGAGGATTAA
- the crcB gene encoding fluoride efflux transporter CrcB, with amino-acid sequence MNFIYVALGGALGAVSRFGVSELVKNQTTSGFPTATLLANLIGCLLIGVLWKLLAENEMLNLLLIVGFLGGFTTFSSFGLDGYKLITNGNWSSFASYFLISNIGGLLLVFVGTRAVEMFYK; translated from the coding sequence ATGAACTTCATTTACGTGGCATTGGGAGGAGCTTTGGGAGCCGTTTCGAGGTTCGGAGTTTCGGAGTTGGTAAAAAATCAAACCACCAGCGGGTTTCCCACTGCTACACTTTTGGCCAATTTAATTGGATGTTTGCTAATTGGTGTTTTGTGGAAACTATTGGCAGAAAATGAGATGCTAAATTTGCTCTTGATTGTGGGTTTTTTGGGAGGTTTTACTACCTTTTCGTCATTTGGCTTGGATGGTTATAAATTGATAACGAATGGAAATTGGAGCAGTTTTGCATCCTATTTTCTGATAAGTAATATTGGGGGGCTTTTGCTCGTTTTTGTGGGGACAAGGGCAGTTGAAATGTTTTATAAATAG